A region of Paractinoplanes abujensis DNA encodes the following proteins:
- a CDS encoding S1 family peptidase, which translates to MRIRIVVASLATALTGALAIPSAALAAVEDPSTTIIGGGTVSSAPWAAAVLSNGSFTCSGTIISANYVLTARHCISGTMSVRVGSVNRTSGGTTRAVSSTSTRYDLALMRLASPITTSYMPLSGAYPPVGSTNNIYGWGMTCYSGCSASTTLKTATVQVTSTNQTDAYGGRAIGSTRINGNAWRGDSGGPQVYNGAQVGVASTADGTARQYYGSVAYNRAWITSVAGV; encoded by the coding sequence GTGCGCATCCGCATCGTCGTCGCTTCTCTTGCCACCGCCCTGACCGGAGCCCTCGCGATCCCCTCGGCCGCTCTGGCCGCCGTCGAGGACCCGAGCACCACCATCATCGGCGGCGGGACGGTCTCGTCCGCGCCGTGGGCCGCGGCCGTCCTCAGCAACGGCAGCTTCACGTGCTCCGGCACGATCATCTCGGCCAACTACGTGCTGACCGCGCGGCACTGCATCTCGGGCACGATGTCGGTGCGGGTGGGCAGCGTGAACCGCACGTCGGGCGGCACCACGCGCGCGGTGAGCAGCACGTCGACCCGTTACGACCTGGCCCTGATGCGGCTCGCGTCGCCGATCACCACGTCGTACATGCCGCTGTCGGGCGCGTACCCGCCGGTCGGTTCGACCAACAACATCTACGGCTGGGGCATGACCTGCTACAGCGGCTGCAGCGCGTCGACGACGCTGAAGACGGCCACCGTACAGGTCACCTCGACCAACCAGACCGACGCGTACGGCGGCCGCGCGATCGGCAGCACCCGGATCAACGGCAACGCGTGGCGCGGCGACTCCGGCGGCCCGCAGGTCTACAACGGCGCGCAGGTCGGCGTGGCGTCCACGGCGGACGGCACCGCCCGCCAGTACTACGGCAGTGTCGCCTACAACCGTGCCTGGATCACCTCAGTGGCGGGCGTCTGA
- a CDS encoding DivIVA domain-containing protein, producing the protein MPLTPADVHNVAFKKPAIGKRGYDEEDVDAFLDEVEQELIRLLEENRALQDQAQRPGPAGPSASGPNNRALEAELNDLTAQLGRLQEARARAEQNARSIQTQLERARRETPSTPPPSAGDAADSPVLMMARRTADDHMRDARAEAETLIENARSESDKVTSDAQLTASTIESDARRKHTEAMNGLVDKRNAALDEIDKLGRLAQTYQQALGDHVQRQLQELDSASGRDLD; encoded by the coding sequence ATGCCGCTAACGCCAGCCGACGTTCACAACGTGGCTTTCAAGAAGCCGGCGATCGGCAAGCGCGGGTACGACGAGGAGGACGTCGACGCCTTCCTCGACGAGGTCGAGCAGGAGCTGATCCGCCTCCTCGAGGAGAACCGCGCCCTTCAGGACCAGGCGCAGCGCCCCGGTCCGGCCGGGCCGTCCGCGTCGGGGCCCAACAACCGCGCGCTCGAGGCCGAGCTCAACGACCTCACCGCCCAGCTGGGCCGGCTGCAGGAGGCCCGGGCCCGGGCCGAGCAGAACGCGCGCAGCATCCAGACGCAGCTCGAACGGGCCCGCCGCGAGACGCCGTCGACCCCGCCGCCGTCGGCCGGTGACGCCGCCGACTCGCCGGTGCTGATGATGGCCCGCCGTACGGCCGACGACCACATGCGCGACGCCCGTGCCGAGGCCGAGACGTTGATAGAGAACGCCCGGTCCGAGTCGGACAAGGTCACCAGCGACGCGCAGCTGACCGCCAGCACGATCGAGAGCGACGCCCGGCGCAAGCACACCGAGGCCATGAACGGCCTGGTCGACAAGCGCAACGCGGCCCTCGACGAGATCGACAAGCTGGGCCGTCTGGCGCAGACCTACCAGCAGGCCCTGGGCGACCACGTTCAGCGCCAGCTGCAGGAACTGGACAGCGCTTCGGGGCGTGACCTGGACTGA
- a CDS encoding MmcQ/YjbR family DNA-binding protein: protein MADADDVRRVALALPGTVEIDSEGFDFRVGNKGFVWSYPQREPGKPRVVRSDVAVLYVGDEAEKQALILGEPDLFFTVPSYDGLPLVMCRLPEVTVSRLEELITDAWDMRRPPE, encoded by the coding sequence GTGGCCGACGCCGACGACGTACGCCGAGTGGCCCTCGCCCTGCCCGGCACGGTCGAGATCGACAGCGAGGGCTTCGACTTCCGGGTCGGCAACAAGGGCTTCGTCTGGTCATATCCGCAGCGTGAGCCGGGTAAGCCCCGCGTCGTCCGGAGTGACGTGGCAGTTCTCTACGTCGGCGACGAGGCCGAGAAGCAGGCCCTCATCCTGGGCGAACCCGACCTGTTCTTCACGGTCCCGTCCTACGACGGCCTACCGCTGGTGATGTGCCGGCTCCCGGAAGTAACCGTGTCGCGCCTGGAGGAACTGATCACAGACGCCTGGGACATGAGACGCCCACCCGAATAA